The Citrifermentans bemidjiense Bem genome window below encodes:
- a CDS encoding sensor histidine kinase: MQVEPEKNAAMLLERLDCGVVHLDDTGKVLLVNSKAEELLHVQRGRVLGRRVDMLPLRTPLYRVLSEDSQDAPVEMSLEGTVIQVRSFGLPAGCGGGELYQLRDVTAERKERRQREEFVAMMTHDLKSPLTVIMGYIQALVGEKAKIDASLHLFLGEMDKSSAKMLSMIDDVLDAYRLEAGLLQIDRCRCDIRPLLEGCSRDGEREAAVHGSSFQSELCDEIPPLELDSKQISRVFANLIGNAVKFTPRRGTITFSSEVRDGFLRVQVADTGIGIPPEELPRIFNKYFRAQGAHGFKGTGLGLTISKAIVEAHGGSIGVESTAGKGSRFSVLLPLREEGSHLSVKVQGQETD; this comes from the coding sequence ATGCAGGTGGAACCTGAAAAAAACGCAGCCATGCTCCTGGAGCGGCTCGACTGCGGCGTCGTGCATCTGGACGACACCGGAAAGGTGCTCCTCGTCAATAGCAAGGCAGAAGAACTACTCCACGTCCAGCGCGGCCGGGTGCTGGGGCGCAGGGTCGACATGCTCCCCTTGCGTACCCCGCTTTACCGTGTGTTGAGCGAGGACTCGCAGGACGCTCCGGTGGAGATGAGCTTAGAAGGGACCGTGATCCAGGTCCGCTCCTTTGGCCTGCCGGCCGGATGCGGCGGGGGGGAGCTGTACCAACTGCGCGACGTAACCGCTGAAAGAAAAGAGAGGCGGCAGCGCGAGGAGTTCGTGGCGATGATGACCCACGACCTCAAGTCGCCGCTCACCGTGATCATGGGGTACATCCAGGCCCTTGTGGGGGAAAAGGCGAAGATCGACGCCTCGCTGCACCTGTTCCTCGGGGAGATGGACAAGAGTTCGGCGAAGATGCTCTCCATGATCGACGACGTGCTGGACGCCTACCGGCTGGAGGCGGGTCTTTTACAGATCGACCGCTGCCGTTGCGACATCCGCCCCTTGCTGGAGGGTTGCAGCCGCGACGGCGAGCGCGAGGCGGCGGTGCACGGCTCCTCATTCCAAAGCGAGCTCTGCGACGAGATCCCCCCGCTGGAATTAGACTCGAAGCAGATCAGCCGGGTCTTCGCCAACCTGATCGGCAACGCGGTGAAATTCACCCCCAGGCGCGGCACCATCACCTTCAGCAGCGAGGTTCGGGACGGATTTCTCCGGGTACAGGTCGCCGATACCGGTATCGGGATTCCGCCCGAGGAGTTGCCGCGGATCTTCAACAAGTATTTCCGGGCTCAGGGCGCGCACGGTTTCAAGGGGACTGGCCTCGGCCTCACCATCAGTAAGGCGATCGTGGAAGCCCACGGCGGCAGCATCGGCGTGGAGAGCACGGCCGGCA